A part of Arachis hypogaea cultivar Tifrunner chromosome 12, arahy.Tifrunner.gnm2.J5K5, whole genome shotgun sequence genomic DNA contains:
- the LOC112728478 gene encoding rho GTPase-activating protein 2: MPGLVMVTRGGGCGGGGKRARPDATAAEEEEQRQLSLVALLIAALRKSMVACRVDRPSEEVISTVHHNHQMEIGWPTDVQHITHVTFDRFNGFLGLPLEFQVEIPGRVPSASVSVFGVSAESMQCSYDSKGNSVPTILLLMQDRLYSQGGLKAEGIFRINPENSQEEHVRDQLNRGIVPDNIDVHCLAGLIKAWFRELPSGILDGLSPEQVLQCNTEEESVELVKQLKPTESALLSWAIDLMADVVEEEECNKMNARNIAMVFAPNMTQMSDPLTALMHAVQVMNLLKTLIMKNLREREETTTGYSPMSFRSSNHQSEEEYDSQRETDTSGELRGTKSDYNDHHPHYSHSSEGEEEREAESLSEIEECFLKQLDDDNTKGFSQQEPSGYLQEYINPISCCSGFSIKSIASIADGTINSSLSSIDGERLRTRVAAVSSNIEKSSPSIECTGTNDVKMIDKFSDSAPPLLASS; the protein is encoded by the exons atgccGGGGTTAGTGATGGTAACGAGAGGCGGCGGATGCGGTGGAGGAGGGAAGAGAGCGAGACCTGATGCTACGGCGGCGGAAGAAGAAGAGCAGAGACAGCTGTCACTAGTGGCGTTATTGATAGCGGCGCTGAGAAAATCTATGGTGGCTTGCAGAGTAGACAGACCATCAGAAGAAGTGATCTCCACTGTCCATCATAATCACCAGATGGAGATCGGATGGCCGACAGACGTCCAGCACATCACACATGTAACGTTTGATCGATTCAATGGCTTCCTCGGTCTCCCTCTTGAGTTCCAAGTTGAGATCCCCGGTCGCGTTCCCAGTGCTAG TGTGAGTGTGTTTGGGGTCTCAGCAGAATCTATGCAGTGTTCTTATGATTCCAAAGGAAACAGTGTCCCCACTATTCTATTGCTAATGCAGGACCGTTTATACTCACAAGGAGGCTTAAag GCTGAAGGTATATTTCGGATAAATCCGGAAAATAGTCAAGAGGAGCATGTGAGGGATCAGTTAAACAGAGGCATTGTGCCGGACAACATCGATGTCCATTGCTTGGCCGGGCTAATTAAAGCCTGGTTCCGGGAGCTTCCTTCGGGGATACTAGATGGACTCTCACCAGAGCAAGTTCTTCAGTGCAACACGGAAGAAGAGTCCGTTGAGCTCGTGAAGCAGCTAAAGCCAACGGAGTCTGCATTGCTCAGCTGGGCTATTGATCTCATGGCTGATGTTGTGGAAGAGGAGGAGTGTAACAAAATGAATGCTAGAAATATTGCAATGGTTTTTGCCCCAAACATGACTCAG ATGTCTGATCCTCTAACTGCCCTGATGCATGCGGTTCAAGTGATGAACTTGCTCAAGACACTGATAATGAAGAATCTAAGAGAACGTGAAGAAACCACAACCGGATATTCTCCCATGTCATTTCGCTCATCGAATCACCAGTCCGAGGAAGAATATGACAGTCAGCGAGAAACAGACACCAGTGGTGAATTGAGAGGGACTAAGTCGGATTATAACGATCATCACCCTCACTATAGCCATAGCAGTGAAGGGGAGGAAGAAAGGGAGGCTGAATCTTTAAGCGAGATTGAAGAATGCTTCTTGAAGCAGTTGGATGATGATAACACAAAAGGGTTCTCACAACAAGAACCTTCAGGCTATTTGCAAGAGTACATTAACCCTATAAGTTGTTGCTCAGGTTTTAGCATCAAATCCATTGCATCAATTGCCGACGGAACCATAAATTCCAGCTTGAGTTCCATTGATGGAGAAAGGTTGAGGACAAGGGTGGCTGCCGTGAGCTCAAACATTGAAAAAAGCAGCCCGTCAATAGAATGTACAGGAACCAATGACGTGAAGATGATTGATAAGTTTTCCGATTCTGCTCCGCCGCTGCTTGCATCTAGTTGA
- the LOC112728479 gene encoding uncharacterized protein isoform X2: MSLQIFLLTFSLRPVVILKKLILITTKCYDRSDYDDDTCNVAEVNWDDDDDDDGKKKEEDVVFGTSYCDEEDEVLQEQHPTRSFVSFASNQESLDEMEKNRLFWEACLAS; encoded by the exons ATGTCACTCCAGATTTTTCTTCTTACATTCTCTTTGAGGCCAGTGGTGATTCTGAAGAAGCTGATTTTGATCACAACAAAATG CTATGATAGATCTGATTATGATGATGATACATGTAATGTTGCTGAGGTCAAttgggatgatgatgatgatgatgatgggaagaagaaagaagaagatgttGTTTTTGGAACATCATATTGTGATGAAGAAGATGAGGTTTTGCAAGAACAGCATCCAACAAGGTCATTTGTGTCATTTGCTTCAAATCAAGAATCTTTGGATGAAATGGAAAAGAATAGGTTGTTCTGGGAAGCATGCTTGGCATCTTGA
- the LOC112728479 gene encoding uncharacterized protein isoform X1 yields the protein MDVKGNNVTPDFSSYILFEASGDSEEADFDHNKMVCEISRVGSYVHHGHEDYDDDDDALSCSYDRSDYDDDTCNVAEVNWDDDDDDDGKKKEEDVVFGTSYCDEEDEVLQEQHPTRSFVSFASNQESLDEMEKNRLFWEACLAS from the coding sequence ATGGATGTGAAGGGTAATAATGTCACTCCAGATTTTTCTTCTTACATTCTCTTTGAGGCCAGTGGTGATTCTGAAGAAGCTGATTTTGATCACAACAAAATGGTTTGTGAGATTTCAAGGGTAGGTAGTTATGTTCATCATGGTCATGaagattatgatgatgatgatgatgctctATCTTGCAGCTATGATAGATCTGATTATGATGATGATACATGTAATGTTGCTGAGGTCAAttgggatgatgatgatgatgatgatgggaagaagaaagaagaagatgttGTTTTTGGAACATCATATTGTGATGAAGAAGATGAGGTTTTGCAAGAACAGCATCCAACAAGGTCATTTGTGTCATTTGCTTCAAATCAAGAATCTTTGGATGAAATGGAAAAGAATAGGTTGTTCTGGGAAGCATGCTTGGCATCTTGA
- the LOC140176887 gene encoding uncharacterized protein yields the protein MQKDSLLVQGLIPAMKELLPSVPHRFCVWHLWRNFSKQWGSIELKDLVWECARSRTLVEFERNMTRIKRINQQAWDYLAKWPKEAWTKVHFSEEPKVDNICNNACESFNAKTKHERGKPILSLAEEVQRIVMKSMTVNRLKLMNYQGILTPVQQSRLESLIKLSRNWAPRWYGDAKEVLYEVQGWPTNMVVDLGMSCMHAISAIQEKNDKRHEEYCHEWLTIEAYRRTYQYNVNPVKGQELWEKTGSPAPVPPPIKPKPGRPTTKRMKDKAERPTGTKTKMKRKYNPIWCMYCGELGYNKRTCSKKKQDDAQEKARLMQLQLAVVPPPQGAPGPKADGVADTQSIQTLPAVPSAAPDEQTEIPVSQDAQLLLTQQSHTSTIAT from the exons ATGCAAAAG GATTCATTGTTGGTGCAAGGGTTAATACCTGCTATGAAAGAACTCCTTCCATCAGTTCCACACAGATTTTGTGTTTGGCATTTGTGGCGGAACTTCTCTAAACAGTGGGGCAGCATCGAGCTTAAAGACTTGGTATGGGAGTGTGCAAGATCAAGGACTCTAGTTGAGTTTGAAAGGAATATGACTAGAATCAAGAGGATTAATCAACAAGCTTGGGACTATTTAGCCAAGTGGCCGAAGGAAGCCTGGACAAAAGTCCATTTCAGTGAAGAGCCAAAGGTAGACAACATATGTAACAACGCTTGTGAATCCTTCAATGCAAAGACCAAGCATGAAAGAGGAAAGCCTATTCTGAGCCTGGCAGAGGAGGTGCAAAGAATAGTTATGAAAAGCATGACTGTTAACAGACTGAAGCTAATGAATTATCAAGGAATCCTTACTCCAGTTCAACAAAGTAGGCTTGAATCTCTGATTAAGTTATCCAGAAATTGGGCTCCCCGCTGGTACGGTGATGCCAAAGAGGTCTTGTACGAAGTTCAAGGATGGCCAACTAATATGGTGGTAGACTTGG GAATGTCTTGTATGCACGCAATATCGGCCAttcaagaaaaaaatgataagagGCATGAGGAGTATTGCCATGAATGGTTGACAATAGAGGCGTACAGAAGAACGTACCAATACAATGTGAATCCCGTTAAGGGACAAGAACTATGGGAGAAAACTGGTTCTCCTGCACCTGTTCCACCACCAATAAAACCTAAACCAGGGAGACCAACAACAAAGAGAATGAAGGACAAGGCTGAAAGACCCACTGGTACAAAGACAAAGATGAAAAGGAAGTATAATCCAATTTGGTGCATGTACTGTGGAGAGTTGGGCTACAACAAGAGAACTTGCAGCAAGAAAAAGCAAGACGATGCTCAAGAGAAGGCAAGACTAATGCAATTGCAGCTTGCAGTTGTGCCACCACCACAAGGTGCTCCTGGTCCGAAAGCAGACGGCGTAGCTGACACTCAGTCCATTCAAACACTCCCTGCAGTACCGTCAGCTGCTCCAGATGAACAGACTGAAATTCCTGTTAGTCAGGATGCTCAGCTTCTACTGACACAACAATCACATACCTCAACCATTGCTACTTAG